From the Martelella mediterranea DSM 17316 genome, one window contains:
- a CDS encoding F0F1 ATP synthase subunit C, translating to MEAEAAKFIGAGIACLGMGATSMGLGRIFGDYLTGALRNPSAADSQFGRLVFGFAVTEALGIFSLLVALLLLFAV from the coding sequence ATGGAAGCGGAAGCAGCAAAGTTCATCGGCGCCGGTATTGCCTGCCTTGGCATGGGTGCAACCTCCATGGGTCTCGGCCGCATCTTCGGTGATTACCTCACCGGCGCTCTGCGCAACCCGTCCGCCGCCGACAGCCAGTTCGGCCGTCTGGTGTTCGGCTTCGCCGTTACCGAAGCGCTCGGCATCTTCTCGCTGCTCGTTGCCCTGCTCCTCCTCTTCGCCGTTTGA
- a CDS encoding PRC-barrel domain-containing protein, with amino-acid sequence MLRKILSTTALAAVVSTGAAFAQDANTTEPMNQPEASSGMENGAAPIFPDRQAAGEDAKSFYGATGEQVLASSLLGWPVYGMSAETQEREQVGDIADIVMNTDGSANAAVIGVGGFLGIGEKQVAISFDRLSWEPGDNGAWLSIDATREELESAPEFESDNENLMEVGSAPAPEGTMADGSTDLANTAGTALDEAGNATGEAMNDVATGMGTAADATGNAMNDVATNVDNAGDAMQNGENPMLEGMSEVDTASISYDELEGAPVLGADGDNVGEISDIVVFGDNNENVFVVDVGGFLGIGEKPVAIAADSATVMSDGDTYVVQTEYDRATLENQPEYTEQSLNDNPDAVLLN; translated from the coding sequence ATGCTTCGCAAGATTCTTTCGACCACCGCACTGGCAGCTGTTGTTTCCACGGGTGCAGCCTTTGCCCAGGACGCCAACACCACCGAACCCATGAACCAGCCTGAAGCAAGTTCTGGCATGGAAAACGGCGCTGCGCCGATCTTCCCTGACCGTCAGGCTGCCGGCGAAGATGCCAAGAGCTTTTATGGCGCCACCGGCGAGCAGGTTCTCGCAAGTTCGCTGCTTGGCTGGCCGGTCTACGGCATGAGCGCCGAAACCCAGGAACGCGAACAGGTCGGCGACATCGCTGACATCGTGATGAACACCGATGGCTCGGCCAACGCCGCCGTGATCGGCGTCGGCGGTTTCCTCGGCATCGGCGAAAAACAGGTCGCGATTTCCTTTGACCGCCTGTCCTGGGAGCCCGGCGACAACGGCGCGTGGCTCAGCATCGACGCCACCCGCGAGGAGCTTGAGTCCGCACCGGAATTCGAATCCGACAATGAAAACCTGATGGAGGTTGGCAGCGCTCCGGCGCCGGAAGGCACCATGGCGGATGGCTCAACGGATCTGGCCAACACCGCGGGAACCGCGCTTGACGAAGCCGGCAATGCTACCGGCGAGGCCATGAACGACGTGGCGACGGGCATGGGCACTGCGGCGGATGCCACCGGCAACGCGATGAACGATGTCGCCACCAATGTCGACAATGCCGGCGATGCGATGCAGAACGGCGAAAACCCCATGCTGGAAGGCATGAGCGAAGTCGACACCGCCTCGATTTCCTATGACGAGTTGGAAGGCGCGCCGGTACTGGGCGCCGATGGCGACAATGTCGGCGAAATCTCGGACATCGTTGTCTTCGGCGACAATAACGAGAACGTCTTCGTCGTGGATGTTGGTGGCTTCCTGGGTATCGGCGAAAAGCCGGTCGCCATTGCGGCCGACTCGGCCACGGTCATGAGCGATGGCGACACCTATGTCGTCCAGACAGAGTATGACCGTGCTACGCTCGAAAACCAGCCGGAATATACCGAGCAGAGCCTGAACGACAATCCGGATGCCGTTCTTCTGAACTAA
- a CDS encoding AtpZ/AtpI family protein, translating to MAEDGQDDLEARRKRLESELGSLRKDEVSEQAKTAASAKNRKEMSKGLKLSSEFMAAIFAGFMIGYLLDRFAGTGPWGLIVFILLGFCAGVLNVLRSVGYVAEPEDRLKKDGE from the coding sequence TTGGCAGAAGACGGACAGGACGACCTGGAGGCCCGCCGCAAGCGGCTGGAATCCGAGCTCGGTTCGCTGCGCAAGGATGAGGTCTCCGAACAGGCAAAGACAGCGGCGTCCGCCAAGAACCGCAAGGAAATGTCGAAGGGCCTGAAGCTTTCGAGCGAGTTCATGGCGGCGATCTTCGCCGGTTTCATGATCGGATACCTGCTTGATCGCTTCGCCGGAACGGGGCCCTGGGGATTGATTGTGTTTATTCTCCTCGGTTTTTGCGCCGGGGTATTGAATGTACTGCGCTCCGTGGGTTATGTGGCGGAGCCGGAAGACCGTCTGAAAAAGGACGGCGAGTAA
- a CDS encoding phosphoribosyltransferase, which translates to MQPHHFWQELLPPAPVESVAHDAAYPARLADGRRLLLPIRPLGDSGEGLASLIINQASFAVTKALAADLAARLAPLKPEIIVGLPTLGLTLAAAVAEALGHSRYVPLGNSRKFWYEDALSLPVSSVTTPGQQKRLYIDPRMLPLLEGRRVALVDDVISSGKSIVAGLSLLKHCGVRPVAIAAAMLQTSRYTEALAAFDADIAEDIHACFATPLLVRGPDRLWRPA; encoded by the coding sequence ATGCAACCCCATCATTTCTGGCAGGAACTGCTGCCGCCCGCGCCGGTCGAGTCGGTCGCCCATGACGCCGCCTATCCCGCGCGGCTTGCGGATGGACGCCGTCTTCTTCTGCCGATCCGCCCACTTGGAGACAGTGGTGAGGGACTTGCGTCTCTGATCATCAACCAGGCTTCGTTCGCGGTCACCAAGGCGCTTGCCGCCGATCTCGCTGCCCGGCTTGCTCCGCTGAAACCCGAAATCATCGTCGGCCTGCCGACGCTCGGCCTCACGCTGGCGGCCGCTGTCGCCGAGGCGCTCGGCCATTCCCGCTACGTGCCGCTCGGCAATTCGCGCAAGTTCTGGTACGAGGACGCGTTGTCGCTTCCGGTCAGTTCCGTCACCACGCCCGGTCAGCAGAAGCGGCTCTATATCGATCCGCGCATGCTGCCGCTGCTTGAGGGCCGGCGGGTCGCGCTCGTCGACGACGTGATCTCCTCGGGCAAGTCGATCGTGGCGGGGCTTTCGCTCCTGAAGCATTGCGGCGTGCGCCCCGTGGCGATCGCCGCCGCCATGCTGCAAACGTCGCGGTACACTGAGGCGCTTGCCGCCTTCGATGCGGATATCGCCGAGGATATTCACGCCTGTTTTGCCACGCCGCTGCTCGTTCGCGGTCCGGACAGGCTCTGGCGTCCGGCATGA
- a CDS encoding F0F1 ATP synthase subunit A — MANDPTHQFQIHSIVPINVGGLDLSFTNASLFMVISAGAAAGFLYLATAKRGLIPSRTQSIAELLYEFVASMLREGAGTKGMVFFPFVLTLFMFLLTANLIGMFPYFFSVTSQIVVTFSLALMVMGVVVGYGLYKHGLHFFKVFVPSGVPVALLPLVTAIEIVSFLSRPISLSVRLFANMLAGHITLKVFAGFVVSLISIGTIGTGGAILPLAMTVALTALEFLVAFLQAYVFAVLTCMYLNDAVNAGDH; from the coding sequence GTGGCAAACGATCCGACCCATCAATTTCAGATCCACAGCATCGTTCCGATCAATGTCGGCGGGCTGGACCTGTCCTTCACCAATGCCTCGCTGTTCATGGTGATTTCCGCCGGGGCCGCTGCGGGTTTCCTTTACCTGGCAACCGCCAAGCGCGGCCTTATTCCCTCGCGCACGCAGTCGATCGCCGAGCTTCTCTATGAATTCGTAGCCTCGATGCTCAGGGAGGGCGCGGGCACGAAGGGCATGGTGTTCTTCCCCTTCGTGCTGACGTTGTTCATGTTCCTGCTGACGGCGAACCTGATCGGCATGTTCCCCTATTTCTTCTCCGTCACCAGCCAGATCGTCGTCACCTTCTCGCTGGCGCTGATGGTGATGGGCGTCGTTGTCGGTTACGGCCTCTACAAGCACGGCCTGCATTTCTTCAAGGTGTTCGTGCCTTCCGGCGTGCCCGTTGCCCTGCTTCCCCTGGTGACCGCGATCGAGATCGTTTCGTTTCTCTCGCGTCCCATCAGCCTCTCCGTCCGTCTGTTCGCCAACATGCTGGCCGGCCACATCACGCTGAAGGTCTTCGCCGGCTTCGTGGTCTCGCTGATCTCGATCGGCACGATCGGCACCGGCGGCGCGATCCTGCCGCTGGCCATGACCGTGGCGCTGACGGCGCTGGAATTCCTGGTGGCCTTCCTGCAGGCCTATGTCTTTGCAGTTCTGACCTGCATGTATCTCAACGACGCCGTCAACGCGGGCGATCACTAG
- a CDS encoding F0F1 ATP synthase subunit B, with translation MFVTPALAQTSHGAEEQHTESTLAEVEHHEQQVFPPFDFATFPSQILWLAITFGLFYLVMKKVIVPRVGSILEDRHDRIAQDLDEAERLRSEADAAIKAYEKELAEARNEARSISAAAADKARAEADAEREQLEAELGKKLAAANERIAAVRNEALQEVGGIAEETAALIVTHLIGGRVAKGDIETAVSTVREG, from the coding sequence ATGTTTGTGACCCCGGCTTTGGCCCAGACGTCGCATGGTGCAGAAGAACAGCACACGGAATCCACGCTGGCCGAGGTGGAACATCACGAACAGCAGGTGTTCCCGCCATTCGATTTTGCGACCTTCCCGTCGCAGATCCTCTGGCTGGCCATTACGTTCGGTCTCTTCTATCTGGTGATGAAGAAGGTGATCGTTCCCCGCGTCGGCTCCATTCTGGAAGACCGCCACGATCGCATTGCCCAGGACCTCGACGAGGCGGAACGCCTTCGCAGCGAGGCCGATGCCGCGATCAAGGCCTATGAAAAAGAACTCGCCGAAGCCCGCAACGAGGCCCGCAGCATTTCCGCCGCAGCCGCCGACAAGGCGCGCGCCGAGGCCGATGCCGAGCGCGAGCAGCTCGAAGCCGAGCTTGGCAAGAAGCTTGCGGCAGCCAATGAGCGCATTGCCGCGGTTCGCAACGAAGCGCTTCAGGAAGTCGGCGGCATCGCCGAGGAAACAGCCGCTTTGATCGTTACCCATCTGATCGGCGGCCGCGTCGCCAAGGGCGACATCGAAACCGCGGTTTCGACCGTCAGGGAGGGCTGA
- a CDS encoding magnesium transporter CorA family protein — MIHLYKVGGAKTPMSSTGTPAPLEDDVIWIDMLDPTEDDMRQIEELLGVVLPTRESLKDIEPSSRYYTDGDAVYMTASVVMNVDFGLAHLTDIGFILAEGRLITIRHAEPKPFFLFAADMKRLEVAPGQGAKVLAYLLDTIVDRTAEILELAVAKIDNISIAVFGEGARGRRRPPAELEERLIEISTYHRLVSKTRDSLTTLARLATYVQTLRRVRDDKATKDLCRVVSHDIQSLSEHAGFVASNITFLLDSSLGLINLEQNNIMKLFSVVSVVFAPPMLIAGIYGMNFDKMPELHFSWGYPAALGLMFLTGAAAVVWLRKRGWL, encoded by the coding sequence ATGATCCATCTCTACAAGGTCGGAGGGGCGAAGACGCCGATGTCTTCCACCGGTACGCCCGCGCCGCTTGAGGACGACGTGATCTGGATCGACATGCTCGATCCGACCGAAGACGACATGCGCCAGATCGAAGAGCTGCTCGGGGTGGTGCTGCCGACGCGCGAATCGCTGAAGGATATCGAACCTTCCAGCCGCTACTATACGGATGGCGACGCCGTCTACATGACGGCCTCTGTGGTGATGAACGTGGATTTCGGTCTCGCCCATCTCACCGATATCGGCTTCATTCTCGCCGAGGGAAGGCTGATCACCATCCGCCATGCCGAGCCGAAACCATTCTTCCTGTTTGCCGCCGACATGAAACGGCTCGAGGTCGCGCCCGGACAGGGCGCGAAGGTTCTCGCCTATCTGCTCGACACGATCGTGGACCGCACGGCCGAAATCCTGGAACTGGCGGTTGCCAAGATCGACAACATCTCGATTGCCGTTTTCGGCGAGGGCGCGCGCGGCCGCAGACGCCCGCCGGCGGAGCTGGAAGAGCGCCTGATCGAGATCTCGACCTATCACCGCCTTGTCAGCAAGACCCGGGACAGCCTGACCACGCTGGCGCGCCTTGCGACCTATGTGCAGACGCTCCGCCGGGTACGCGACGACAAGGCCACCAAGGACCTCTGCCGGGTCGTGTCCCACGATATCCAGTCGCTGTCGGAACATGCGGGCTTCGTGGCGTCCAACATAACCTTCCTGCTCGATTCCTCGCTCGGGCTGATCAATCTCGAACAGAACAACATCATGAAGCTGTTTTCGGTGGTCTCGGTCGTGTTCGCGCCGCCGATGCTGATCGCCGGCATATACGGCATGAACTTCGACAAGATGCCGGAGCTGCACTTTTCGTGGGGATATCCGGCCGCTCTCGGCCTGATGTTCCTGACCGGGGCGGCGGCGGTCGTCTGGCTGCGCAAGCGCGGCTGGCTGTAG
- a CDS encoding HWE histidine kinase domain-containing protein — MEHLPSEIVEAIRDEDRLKTLSQSIMRAAEVDENFVAIVEAAANRFSCPAALILIADSDENWVQAVHGMKVDDVPTRSGLFVYPIALKKQRALILNNPETHAELARSVPMFEGKRVKFFAGAPIPVHGVNAGAICIIDGENHRDTTEEDAEALGRLANLAGSLYELKHAARGKASADIALSQSERRHSMALRAANIATWSWDGISETVECDNALREMLALSPDEPVTCRRVLGAVDHEMRFSLMRRFKSALDRGEEYQCEFKVESTGKWLLSLGGAYENALLEERKGPVFGVVVDITTTKESEQKTRLLLRELNHRVKNTLAIVQSIAGQTLRRSRTSAEFNMSFSGRLQALSAAHTLLSDEQWGAIALDRLLRSQIAPYSDSSGRQVDIHGSAVYLDPDEALALGLVIHELASNAAKFGALATRAGVVDITVACRDEGGNAHLELDWVEVGGPRVTTPEQRGFGSVLIERSLDKVIGSKVDVDYAETGLKVHISMPMRYC, encoded by the coding sequence GTGGAACATTTGCCATCGGAAATTGTGGAAGCGATCAGGGACGAGGACCGTCTGAAGACGCTTTCGCAATCGATCATGCGCGCGGCGGAAGTCGACGAGAATTTCGTCGCGATCGTCGAAGCTGCGGCAAACCGCTTTTCCTGCCCGGCCGCCTTGATCCTGATTGCTGATTCTGACGAAAACTGGGTTCAGGCCGTCCATGGCATGAAGGTTGATGACGTGCCCACCCGCTCGGGCCTGTTCGTCTACCCGATCGCGCTCAAGAAACAGCGGGCGCTGATCCTCAACAATCCGGAGACCCACGCAGAGCTCGCCCGTTCGGTCCCGATGTTCGAAGGCAAGCGGGTGAAGTTTTTCGCCGGCGCTCCGATCCCGGTTCATGGCGTCAATGCCGGAGCCATCTGTATCATCGACGGCGAAAACCACCGCGATACCACCGAAGAGGATGCCGAAGCGCTTGGTCGACTGGCGAACCTTGCCGGCTCGCTTTATGAACTGAAGCATGCCGCACGCGGCAAGGCTTCGGCCGATATCGCCCTTTCCCAATCGGAACGCCGCCATTCGATGGCATTGCGGGCCGCGAATATCGCGACCTGGAGCTGGGACGGCATCAGCGAGACGGTTGAATGCGACAATGCCCTGCGGGAAATGCTTGCGCTTTCACCCGACGAGCCGGTGACCTGCCGCCGGGTGCTTGGCGCGGTCGATCACGAAATGCGGTTTTCGCTGATGCGTCGGTTCAAGTCGGCGCTTGACAGGGGCGAGGAATATCAGTGCGAATTCAAGGTGGAATCGACCGGCAAATGGCTTCTCTCGCTGGGCGGCGCCTATGAAAACGCATTGCTTGAGGAGCGCAAGGGGCCGGTCTTCGGCGTGGTGGTCGACATCACCACCACAAAGGAAAGCGAACAGAAGACCCGCCTGCTGCTGCGCGAACTCAATCACCGCGTCAAGAATACGCTGGCGATCGTGCAGTCGATTGCCGGGCAGACATTGCGCCGGTCGCGGACCTCGGCCGAATTCAACATGTCGTTTTCCGGCAGGCTGCAGGCGCTTTCCGCCGCGCATACCCTGCTGTCGGACGAGCAATGGGGCGCGATCGCGCTCGACCGGCTGCTGCGCTCGCAGATCGCGCCCTACAGCGACAGTTCGGGCCGGCAGGTGGATATTCACGGCAGCGCGGTCTATCTCGATCCCGACGAAGCGCTGGCGCTCGGCCTCGTCATCCACGAGCTTGCCAGCAATGCCGCCAAGTTCGGCGCGCTTGCAACCCGGGCCGGCGTCGTGGATATCACCGTCGCCTGCAGGGATGAAGGCGGCAACGCCCATCTGGAACTCGACTGGGTCGAGGTTGGCGGGCCACGGGTGACCACCCCCGAGCAGCGCGGTTTCGGGTCCGTGCTGATCGAACGCAGCCTCGACAAGGTCATCGGCAGCAAGGTCGATGTCGACTATGCCGAAACCGGCCTTAAGGTGCATATTTCCATGCCGATGCGCTACTGCTGA
- a CDS encoding F0F1 ATP synthase subunit B, producing MSLDATFYAFVGLILFFIVVAYFKVPGILLRSLDSRADEIRGELAEAKRLREEAQHVLADYQRKRREAEEEAKDIVAAAERDAKAIKEEARRKTEEYVERRTAFSEQKIRQAEQEAVAAVRGAAVDVAVDAARIVLEKKATPAVRSKLFSQSVDAVKSRLN from the coding sequence ATGTCTCTCGATGCAACATTCTACGCCTTTGTCGGCCTGATCCTGTTCTTCATTGTCGTCGCCTATTTCAAGGTGCCAGGCATTCTGCTGCGCTCGCTTGATTCGCGCGCCGACGAGATTCGCGGAGAGCTGGCGGAAGCCAAGCGCCTGCGCGAGGAAGCCCAGCACGTGCTTGCCGATTATCAGCGCAAGCGCCGCGAGGCCGAGGAAGAGGCCAAGGATATCGTTGCCGCCGCCGAGCGCGACGCAAAGGCGATCAAGGAAGAAGCCCGCCGCAAGACGGAAGAATATGTCGAGCGCCGGACCGCATTTTCCGAGCAGAAGATCCGTCAGGCCGAGCAGGAAGCCGTCGCCGCCGTGCGTGGCGCTGCCGTCGACGTCGCCGTCGATGCCGCGCGCATCGTTCTGGAAAAGAAGGCGACGCCTGCGGTGCGCTCCAAGCTGTTCTCGCAGTCGGTCGACGCGGTCAAATCCCGCCTCAACTGA